The Rhododendron vialii isolate Sample 1 chromosome 6a, ASM3025357v1 genome includes a window with the following:
- the LOC131331330 gene encoding LOB domain-containing protein 38-like translates to MSCNGCRALRKGCSQSCILRPCLDWIESPQAQSNATLFVSKFFGRSDLMSFIGAVPENDRPALFQSLLFEACGRTVNPVNGALGLLSTGNWHLCQFAVKTVLSGGALRPIGAGIVTPSQTEAFHSFQKWYDNSTSKESDLEKSSVTMSFDSEESRVFISFDGCDYDVKDVCGEEPKLLNLFV, encoded by the exons ATGAGCTGCAATGGTTGTCGAGCTCTGCGGAAGGGGTGCAGCCAATCGTGCATACTGAGGCCGTGTTTGGATTGGATAGAGAGCCCTCAGGCCCAAAGCAACGCCACCCTCTTCGTGTCCAAGTTCTTCGGCCGGAGCGATCTCATGTCTTTCATCGGCGCCGTACCCGAGAACGATCGACCCG CTCTGTTTCAGTCTCTGTTATTTGAAGCATGCGGTCGAACAGTGAATCCGGTGAACGGAGCCTTGGGTCTCCTCTCGACCGGCAACTGGCACCTATGCCAGTTCGCGGTCAAGACGGTCCTCTCGGGAGGCGCTTTGCGGCCAATCGGTGCCGGAATTGTTACCCCGTCGCAGACAGAGGCTTTTCATTCCTTTCAGAAATGGTACGACAATAGCACTAGCAAAGAATCCGATCTAGAGAAGAGTTCGGTGACCATGTCGTTTGACTCGGAAGAATCAAGGGTGTTCATCAGCTTTGATGGCTGCGATTACGACGTGAAAGATGTGTGTGGAGAAGAACCAAAGCTTCTAAACCTTTTTGTATGA